In one Pseudoalteromonas rubra genomic region, the following are encoded:
- a CDS encoding response regulator transcription factor, whose translation MEQYGTILLVEDDESLAQWVADYLNNQGYTTECCYRGDQVVSMVKQHDPDLVLLDIMLPGQDGISVCRELRQFYNKPIIMLTAKDEEMDEVIGLEVGASDYVIKPVRPRALLARIKANMRVAQDNDAGTDTNAVMLNVGNLRIDTQARKVIVADQEVNVSSAEYLLLHFLASNAGEVVSRDAVFKATKGREYDGLDRSVDVLISALRKKFGDDPQNPEKIKTIWGKGYLLVPSAW comes from the coding sequence ATGGAGCAATACGGCACGATTTTGTTGGTTGAGGATGACGAATCACTCGCACAGTGGGTTGCTGATTACCTGAATAATCAAGGCTACACCACGGAGTGTTGTTATCGCGGCGATCAGGTTGTCAGTATGGTCAAACAACACGATCCTGATTTGGTATTATTGGATATCATGTTACCGGGTCAAGATGGTATCAGCGTGTGTCGCGAGTTGCGCCAGTTTTACAACAAGCCCATCATCATGCTGACAGCCAAAGATGAAGAGATGGACGAAGTGATTGGACTGGAGGTTGGTGCCAGCGACTATGTGATCAAGCCGGTGCGCCCTCGCGCATTGCTGGCGCGGATCAAAGCCAATATGCGGGTTGCCCAGGACAATGATGCCGGCACAGATACTAATGCAGTGATGCTCAATGTTGGCAATTTGCGTATAGATACTCAGGCACGTAAAGTTATCGTCGCAGATCAGGAAGTGAATGTCTCCAGCGCCGAATATCTGTTACTTCATTTTCTGGCCAGTAACGCTGGTGAAGTGGTTTCCAGGGATGCCGTGTTTAAAGCCACCAAAGGGCGTGAGTATGACGGTCTGGACCGCAGTGTTGATGTACTTATTTCTGCACTGCGTAAGAAATTTGGCGATGACCCTCAAAACCCTGAAAAAATTAAAACAATCTGGGGGAAAGGCTATCTGCTGGTGCCTTCAGCCTGGTAA
- the folP gene encoding dihydropteroate synthase, with product MLKLKLPRGRTLDLSTPQIMGIVNVTPDSFSDGGKYCQADSAVNHGLTLLEQGASVLDIGGESTRPGAPDVALEQELERVIPVIEGIRAQSDCIISVDTSKAEVMSAAIEAGADMINDVRALQEPGALEVAARYDDVAVCLMHMQGQPRTMQLNPSYEDLFKDISAFFESRMTCCVEAGIARERLIIDPGFGFGKTLEHNFSLLGHLSYFAELQRPILAGLSRKSMFGKLLNRDTDERLAASLSGALLCAQQGAQIIRVHDVKETNDVLRVWRAATHGVNE from the coding sequence ATGCTTAAGCTTAAACTTCCTCGTGGTCGTACACTTGACCTTTCTACACCCCAGATAATGGGAATTGTTAATGTAACTCCTGATTCCTTCTCAGACGGCGGCAAGTATTGTCAGGCTGACAGCGCTGTCAATCACGGCTTGACACTGCTTGAACAAGGGGCGAGTGTGCTCGATATTGGCGGGGAGTCGACACGTCCTGGTGCGCCTGATGTCGCATTAGAACAAGAGCTTGAACGTGTTATTCCTGTAATTGAAGGCATTCGAGCTCAGTCTGACTGCATTATTTCAGTCGACACCAGTAAAGCTGAGGTGATGTCAGCTGCGATTGAAGCTGGTGCGGATATGATCAACGATGTGCGTGCTTTGCAGGAGCCTGGTGCCCTTGAAGTGGCTGCACGTTACGACGATGTTGCGGTGTGTCTAATGCACATGCAGGGGCAGCCCAGAACCATGCAGCTCAACCCCAGCTATGAGGATCTTTTTAAGGATATTAGCGCGTTTTTCGAGTCACGTATGACTTGCTGTGTTGAGGCTGGTATAGCGCGTGAGCGCCTCATTATTGATCCAGGTTTTGGTTTTGGAAAAACGCTGGAACATAACTTTTCACTGTTAGGACACTTATCTTACTTTGCCGAACTGCAACGTCCTATTCTTGCCGGGTTATCCCGCAAATCTATGTTTGGCAAATTACTTAATCGGGATACAGATGAGCGCTTGGCTGCAAGCCTGAGTGGGGCATTATTATGTGCCCAACAGGGTGCGCAGATTATACGTGTTCATGATGTTAAAGAAACCAATGATGTGCTGCGGGTTTGGCGCGCAGCAACCCATGGAGTAAATGAATGA
- the yhbY gene encoding ribosome assembly RNA-binding protein YhbY gives MTLSNKQKQYLKGLAHDLKPVVLLGGNGLTEGVLLEIEQCLDIHELIKVKVPTNDRETKQLIFEAIIRETGAHKVQTIGHIVVLYRQSEDKKIQLPRQ, from the coding sequence ATGACATTATCAAATAAACAGAAGCAGTACCTAAAAGGGTTAGCACATGACCTTAAACCCGTTGTTTTGCTCGGTGGTAACGGGCTGACAGAGGGAGTTCTGTTAGAGATTGAGCAATGTTTAGACATCCACGAACTCATCAAGGTCAAAGTACCGACCAATGATCGTGAAACCAAACAGCTTATCTTTGAAGCCATTATCCGTGAAACTGGTGCCCACAAGGTTCAGACGATCGGACATATCGTCGTTTTGTATCGCCAAAGCGAAGATAAAAAAATCCAGTTACCTCGCCAATAG
- the rlmE gene encoding 23S rRNA (uridine(2552)-2'-O)-methyltransferase RlmE: MANKKHSASSKRWLKEHVEDPYVHEAQKRGYRSRAVFKLEEIQQKDKLFRPGMHVVDLGAAPGSWSQYLAEQVGEKGEVIACDILPMDSLPGVAFLQGDFREEAVLNALMERIGGKNIDVVCSDMAPNMSGNNVIDQAGSMYLVELAFDMCHQVLKPNGAFAVKVFQGEGFDQFVQDVRNAFKVVKIRKPKASRPRSREVYIVATGYKL; this comes from the coding sequence ATGGCAAATAAAAAGCACTCAGCGAGCTCCAAACGCTGGTTAAAAGAACATGTTGAAGACCCTTATGTTCATGAGGCACAAAAGCGAGGCTATCGCTCACGTGCTGTGTTTAAGTTGGAAGAGATCCAACAGAAAGACAAATTGTTCAGACCTGGCATGCATGTTGTCGACTTGGGCGCAGCGCCAGGAAGTTGGTCTCAATATTTGGCGGAACAGGTTGGTGAGAAGGGTGAAGTAATCGCCTGTGATATTTTGCCAATGGACTCTCTGCCAGGTGTCGCCTTTTTACAAGGTGATTTTCGCGAAGAGGCCGTACTCAATGCCTTAATGGAGCGAATTGGAGGCAAAAATATTGATGTGGTATGTTCAGACATGGCACCCAATATGAGTGGCAATAACGTGATAGATCAGGCTGGTAGCATGTATTTGGTCGAATTGGCATTTGATATGTGTCACCAGGTGCTTAAACCGAATGGGGCTTTTGCTGTGAAGGTGTTTCAGGGTGAAGGCTTTGATCAATTTGTACAGGACGTGCGTAATGCCTTTAAAGTGGTTAAGATCCGCAAACCAAAAGCGTCGCGTCCGCGATCTCGTGAAGTATATATAGTGGCGACGGGCTACAAACTGTAG
- the ftsH gene encoding ATP-dependent zinc metalloprotease FtsH, whose translation MAKNLILWLVIAVVLMTVFQSFNGGEQADRQTSYTQFVNEVRSGVVRDVNIDRTAGTITGIKNNGERFQTIMPLYDDDLINDLLKNDVNVKGVAPEEQSFLANIFISWFPMLLLIGVWIFFMRQMQGGGGKGAMSFGKSKARLMGEDQVKTTFADVAGCDEAKEDVTELVDFLRDPSKFQKLGGNIPKGVLMVGPPGTGKTLLAKAVAGEAKVPFFTISGSDFVEMFVGVGASRVRDMFDQAKKAAPCIIFIDEIDAVGRKRGAGMGGGHDEREQTLNQMLVEMDGFEGNEGIIVIAATNRPDVLDPALLRPGRFDRQVVVGLPDVRGREQILNVHMRKVPLDENVEASLIARGTPGFSGADLANLVNEAALFAARGNKRKVSMAEFDAAKDKIMMGAERKSMVMSEKEKEMTAYHEAGHAIVGRLVPEHDPVYKVSIIPRGRALGVTMYLPEQDRVSHSKEHLESMLSSLYGGRIAEAIIYGDDKVTTGASNDIERATDIARKMVTQWGLSPKLGPQMYMEEQGEMFMGGGSSRMAGVSDETAKLIDAEIKDFVTRNYGRAEQILKDNMDILHAMKDALMKYETIDAGQIDDLMERKEVRPPRDAHDRKPTDSGNSGASAGTSNDAEKSESAPVSGSELDDKL comes from the coding sequence ATGGCGAAGAACTTAATACTCTGGTTGGTGATAGCAGTCGTGCTTATGACCGTATTTCAGAGCTTCAATGGTGGCGAACAAGCAGATCGCCAGACTAGTTACACTCAGTTTGTGAACGAAGTGCGTAGCGGTGTAGTCCGCGATGTCAACATCGACCGCACAGCTGGCACGATCACAGGGATCAAGAATAATGGTGAACGTTTCCAAACCATTATGCCGTTGTATGATGACGACCTGATCAATGACTTACTTAAAAACGATGTAAACGTCAAAGGGGTTGCGCCTGAAGAGCAGTCTTTCCTGGCTAATATCTTTATTTCCTGGTTCCCGATGCTGTTGTTAATCGGTGTGTGGATCTTCTTCATGCGTCAGATGCAAGGTGGCGGTGGTAAAGGCGCCATGTCATTTGGTAAGAGCAAAGCTCGCCTGATGGGCGAAGACCAGGTTAAAACCACGTTTGCTGACGTTGCAGGGTGCGACGAAGCAAAAGAAGACGTTACCGAATTGGTAGACTTCCTACGTGATCCGTCTAAGTTCCAGAAGCTTGGCGGTAACATTCCAAAGGGGGTGTTAATGGTAGGTCCTCCAGGTACTGGTAAAACGTTGCTTGCTAAAGCAGTAGCGGGTGAAGCTAAAGTGCCATTTTTCACCATTTCAGGTTCTGACTTTGTAGAAATGTTCGTTGGTGTTGGTGCGTCACGCGTACGAGACATGTTCGACCAGGCTAAGAAAGCGGCACCTTGTATCATCTTTATCGATGAGATTGATGCTGTAGGTCGTAAACGTGGTGCGGGCATGGGTGGCGGTCACGATGAGCGTGAGCAAACTCTGAACCAAATGTTGGTTGAAATGGACGGCTTTGAAGGCAATGAAGGTATTATTGTTATTGCTGCGACGAACCGCCCAGATGTACTTGACCCGGCATTACTTCGCCCGGGCCGTTTTGACCGTCAGGTAGTTGTAGGCTTACCAGACGTACGTGGTCGTGAGCAAATCCTGAATGTACACATGCGTAAAGTGCCGCTTGATGAAAACGTCGAAGCGTCATTGATTGCCCGTGGTACGCCTGGTTTCTCCGGTGCTGATCTGGCTAACCTGGTCAATGAAGCAGCACTGTTTGCGGCACGTGGTAACAAACGTAAAGTGAGCATGGCTGAGTTTGACGCTGCCAAAGACAAGATCATGATGGGCGCTGAGCGTAAATCTATGGTGATGTCTGAGAAAGAAAAAGAAATGACAGCATACCATGAGGCTGGTCACGCGATTGTGGGCCGATTGGTTCCAGAGCATGATCCTGTCTACAAAGTGTCTATCATTCCGCGTGGTCGCGCATTGGGTGTCACTATGTACTTGCCGGAGCAAGACAGAGTAAGTCACTCAAAAGAGCATTTGGAATCTATGCTCTCAAGCCTGTATGGTGGCCGAATTGCAGAAGCCATCATATATGGTGATGACAAAGTAACAACGGGTGCCAGCAACGACATCGAGCGAGCTACCGATATTGCTCGTAAGATGGTAACGCAATGGGGTTTGAGTCCAAAACTGGGTCCTCAGATGTACATGGAAGAGCAAGGCGAAATGTTTATGGGTGGCGGGTCGTCACGCATGGCTGGTGTGTCTGACGAGACTGCTAAGCTTATTGATGCTGAAATTAAGGATTTTGTTACCCGTAACTATGGCAGAGCGGAGCAAATCCTCAAAGACAACATGGATATCCTTCACGCGATGAAGGACGCATTGATGAAGTACGAAACCATTGATGCAGGCCAGATTGACGACTTAATGGAAAGAAAAGAGGTGCGTCCACCAAGAGATGCCCATGACCGTAAGCCAACTGATAGTGGTAATAGCGGTGCTTCTGCTGGTACCAGCAATGACGCTGAAAAGAGCGAAAGTGCCCCAGTATCGGGTTCTGAGCTTGATGACAAGTTATAA
- a CDS encoding sensor histidine kinase, with protein sequence MRKLYLYLLASALISIVVLGWLLDTLSQQAEPAEDAFAWQAKLLYGVTNQSASIPETLRAAYMEQVSKDFDLPITYSSGDSLALPVELKNQMMQPEGLLLEDDIGYYLLKSAPSLAPDYLELRLEKPPEQYDSDVFLTLAFYAGICTFMWVILAPLARRLAVLVSAAKQFASGDLSARIEVNHFTYIKDLELTFNRMANQIEKLLAENKLMASSLSHDIRTPVACLRFGFDAAFEEDDIEQVHALMHRMEKDLDQMEDMLASYLSFATLEQKSHLLKFTPTQLDTYIGNVVEQMTPKLAKKQINASVSVPASLQLAADPHWLARAISNLLSNACDFANKQIIVSAQQLDHQIEIRVEDDGPGIEEENWAKVFDPFFQEQGHRNRAGKSYGLGLAIVAKVVDWHHGQASVSRSDLLGGAKFTLTFSCKAPRNTVKTD encoded by the coding sequence ATGAGAAAGCTCTACCTGTATTTGTTAGCGAGCGCTCTGATCTCAATCGTGGTACTGGGCTGGCTGCTTGATACCCTGAGCCAGCAAGCTGAACCCGCGGAAGATGCCTTTGCCTGGCAGGCCAAACTGCTTTATGGTGTGACCAACCAAAGTGCCTCCATCCCAGAGACACTGCGAGCAGCCTATATGGAGCAAGTGAGTAAAGACTTTGATCTCCCCATCACCTATAGCTCAGGAGACTCCTTAGCGTTACCGGTCGAACTAAAAAACCAGATGATGCAGCCCGAAGGCCTGCTGTTAGAAGATGATATAGGCTACTACTTGCTTAAGTCTGCGCCGTCACTGGCTCCCGACTACCTGGAGCTGAGACTCGAAAAACCACCCGAACAATATGACTCAGATGTGTTTTTAACCCTGGCTTTTTATGCCGGGATTTGCACTTTTATGTGGGTCATCCTCGCGCCCCTAGCCAGACGACTTGCGGTACTGGTCAGTGCAGCAAAACAATTTGCCAGCGGTGATTTAAGCGCTCGCATTGAGGTGAATCATTTCACCTATATCAAAGATCTGGAGCTGACCTTTAACCGCATGGCTAATCAGATAGAAAAGCTGCTTGCCGAAAACAAGCTGATGGCGTCCAGTTTATCTCACGACATTCGTACCCCGGTTGCCTGTTTGCGATTCGGTTTTGATGCCGCCTTTGAAGAAGATGATATTGAGCAGGTGCACGCCCTGATGCACCGGATGGAGAAAGATCTGGATCAGATGGAAGATATGCTGGCCAGTTATTTGTCTTTTGCCACCTTGGAACAAAAGTCACACCTGCTCAAGTTTACCCCCACCCAGCTGGACACCTATATTGGTAATGTGGTTGAGCAAATGACCCCCAAACTGGCCAAAAAGCAAATTAATGCCAGTGTTTCAGTTCCGGCAAGCTTACAATTGGCTGCCGATCCCCACTGGTTGGCCAGAGCCATCTCCAACTTGTTGAGCAATGCCTGCGATTTCGCCAACAAGCAAATCATTGTCAGTGCCCAGCAACTGGATCATCAAATTGAAATCCGGGTCGAAGATGATGGCCCGGGCATCGAAGAAGAAAACTGGGCCAAGGTATTTGACCCTTTTTTCCAGGAACAAGGACATCGTAACCGGGCAGGAAAAAGCTATGGCTTGGGGCTGGCTATTGTGGCAAAAGTAGTCGACTGGCACCATGGGCAAGCCAGTGTCAGCAGATCTGATCTGCTCGGCGGCGCAAAGTTCACATTGACATTTTCCTGTAAAGCCCCGAGAAATACTGTCAAGACTGACTGA
- the glmM gene encoding phosphoglucosamine mutase, which translates to MTTRKYFGTDGVRGMVGEFPITPEFALKLGWAAGKVLSKSGTKKVIIGKDTRISGYLLETSLEAGLIAAGINVVLLGPMPTPAVAYLTQTFRAEAGIVISASHNPYHDNGIKFFGGDGKKLPDQVELEIEAMLDEPMTCVASDKLGKARRLENADGRYIEFCKGQFPNELSLEGLKIVLDCANGATYHIAPAVMRELGADVICTACEPNGVNINEKCGATHVDALKRHVLEHQADVGIAYDGDGDRVMMVDHNGRVFDGDDIVYIIAAQAQRSGQLKGGVVGTVMSNMGLENALKEKDIPFERSKVGDRYVLSKLQEHGWTIGGESSGHVLNLELIPTGDGIVSSLQVLAAMVAQNQTLKDLGAGFVKYPMKMINVRYAKGTDPVSADEVQQAVRDVEAELGDKGRVLLRKSGTEPVVRVMVEAEQEKQVIDFATKIAQVVESVSN; encoded by the coding sequence ATGACAACAAGAAAATATTTTGGTACCGACGGTGTGCGCGGTATGGTTGGAGAGTTTCCAATCACGCCTGAATTTGCACTTAAATTAGGCTGGGCAGCCGGTAAAGTGCTGTCTAAATCTGGCACCAAAAAAGTAATCATAGGCAAAGACACGCGTATTTCTGGTTATCTACTGGAAACGTCGTTGGAGGCAGGTCTTATTGCTGCTGGCATTAATGTGGTACTGCTTGGACCTATGCCAACACCTGCCGTTGCCTACTTAACGCAAACATTCCGCGCTGAAGCGGGCATTGTGATCAGTGCCTCGCATAACCCATACCATGATAATGGGATTAAATTCTTTGGTGGTGATGGTAAAAAGCTGCCAGACCAGGTTGAGCTGGAAATCGAAGCTATGCTGGACGAACCTATGACTTGTGTTGCTTCAGACAAGCTGGGTAAGGCACGACGTCTGGAAAACGCAGACGGTCGTTATATCGAGTTCTGTAAAGGACAATTCCCCAATGAGCTGTCTCTTGAGGGGCTCAAAATCGTCCTGGATTGCGCTAATGGCGCAACTTACCACATTGCGCCGGCCGTCATGCGTGAATTAGGTGCAGACGTCATCTGCACGGCGTGTGAGCCAAATGGGGTTAATATCAATGAAAAGTGCGGTGCAACGCACGTTGATGCGCTAAAACGTCATGTACTTGAGCACCAGGCTGATGTGGGGATCGCCTACGATGGTGATGGCGATCGCGTCATGATGGTGGATCATAACGGTCGTGTGTTCGATGGGGATGACATCGTATATATCATCGCTGCACAAGCTCAGCGAAGTGGACAGTTAAAAGGCGGTGTCGTTGGCACTGTGATGTCTAATATGGGTTTGGAAAATGCGCTGAAAGAGAAAGACATTCCGTTTGAACGCAGTAAAGTGGGCGACCGTTATGTATTGAGTAAGCTTCAGGAGCATGGCTGGACTATTGGTGGAGAAAGCTCGGGTCACGTCCTGAACCTTGAACTCATCCCGACAGGCGACGGTATTGTGTCAAGCTTGCAGGTACTTGCTGCTATGGTTGCTCAAAACCAGACGCTTAAAGATTTAGGCGCTGGATTTGTTAAATATCCAATGAAAATGATCAATGTGCGTTATGCCAAAGGAACAGATCCCGTATCAGCGGATGAGGTTCAACAAGCGGTGAGGGACGTTGAAGCCGAGTTGGGTGATAAAGGCCGGGTCCTGTTAAGAAAGTCAGGTACTGAGCCTGTTGTTCGCGTTATGGTTGAAGCCGAACAGGAAAAGCAAGTTATTGACTTTGCCACCAAAATTGCTCAAGTCGTTGAATCTGTGAGCAACTAA
- the tpiA gene encoding triose-phosphate isomerase, giving the protein MGQRKPIVAGNWKMNGSLELIKEIAAVSAQVAEQQCEVLVFPPAVLLSEAISAGLKCGTQTVSEFDAGAYTGEIQASLVKSLGANYTLVGHSERRSIYGESNEDVANKFAQAQQSGLTPILCIGETQEQRTDGKTEEVVKQQLESVIEKLGIASLVNSVIAYEPVWAIGTGLTATPEQAQATHKYIRDLLRSYDEQVADALRILYGGSVNESNSELLFAQADIDGGLIGGASLKPESFSAICESAKG; this is encoded by the coding sequence ATGGGACAGAGAAAGCCAATCGTCGCAGGCAACTGGAAAATGAACGGCTCTTTAGAGCTTATAAAAGAAATTGCAGCGGTGAGTGCGCAAGTCGCAGAGCAACAGTGTGAGGTATTAGTTTTTCCTCCTGCGGTGTTACTGTCTGAGGCTATATCAGCAGGTTTAAAATGTGGCACACAAACTGTGTCAGAATTTGACGCTGGTGCTTACACAGGTGAAATACAAGCCTCTTTAGTGAAATCCCTTGGTGCAAATTACACCTTAGTAGGACACTCTGAAAGACGTAGTATTTACGGTGAGTCCAACGAGGATGTCGCAAACAAATTTGCTCAGGCGCAGCAAAGCGGATTGACCCCTATTCTGTGTATTGGTGAAACCCAAGAACAAAGAACAGATGGCAAGACAGAAGAAGTTGTTAAACAACAGCTTGAATCTGTTATCGAAAAATTAGGCATAGCATCACTGGTAAATTCTGTGATAGCATACGAGCCTGTTTGGGCCATAGGTACCGGTTTAACAGCCACACCAGAACAAGCTCAGGCAACGCATAAGTATATTCGCGACTTGTTACGAAGTTATGATGAACAGGTTGCAGACGCACTACGCATCTTATATGGCGGCAGTGTTAATGAAAGTAATAGTGAATTATTGTTCGCACAAGCAGATATTGACGGTGGCCTGATAGGCGGAGCAAGTCTCAAACCTGAAAGCTTTAGCGCTATCTGTGAAAGTGCAAAGGGATAA
- the secG gene encoding preprotein translocase subunit SecG, which produces MYEILLVIYLVVSLALIGMILIQQGKGADMGSSFGAGASATVFGSSGAGNFMTKTTTILATVFFVLSIVLGSLTASQIKQADEWENLEAPASTVVPASQDVPASEESQNNSDVPN; this is translated from the coding sequence ATGTACGAGATTCTTTTGGTTATATATTTGGTCGTCTCGCTGGCTTTGATCGGCATGATCTTAATTCAGCAAGGCAAAGGCGCCGACATGGGGTCATCCTTCGGTGCTGGTGCTTCTGCAACCGTGTTTGGTTCATCAGGTGCCGGTAACTTTATGACCAAAACAACAACAATTCTTGCGACGGTATTTTTCGTCCTGAGTATTGTATTGGGTAGCTTGACTGCCAGCCAAATTAAGCAGGCTGATGAGTGGGAAAATCTGGAAGCGCCAGCTTCTACAGTAGTACCTGCTAGCCAAGATGTACCAGCGTCAGAAGAGTCTCAAAACAACTCAGACGTCCCAAACTAA
- the tpiA gene encoding triose-phosphate isomerase, giving the protein MGQRKPIVAGNWKMNGSLELIKEIAAVSAQVAEQQCEVLVFPPAVLLSEAISAGLKCGTQTVSEFDAGAYTGEIQASLVKSLGANYTLVGHSERRSIYGESNEDVANKFAQAQQSGLTPILCIGETQEQRTDGKTEEVVKQQLESVIEKLGIASLVNSVIAYEPVWAIGTGLTATPEQAQATHKYIRDLLRSYDEQVADALRILYGGSVNESNSELLFAQADIDGGLIGGASLKPESFSAICESAKG; this is encoded by the coding sequence ATGGGACAGAGAAAGCCAATCGTCGCAGGCAACTGGAAAATGAACGGCTCTTTAGAGCTTATAAAAGAAATTGCAGCGGTGAGTGCGCAAGTCGCAGAGCAACAGTGTGAGGTATTAGTTTTTCCTCCTGCGGTGTTACTGTCTGAGGCTATATCAGCAGGTTTAAAATGTGGCACACAAACTGTGTCAGAATTTGACGCTGGTGCTTACACAGGTGAAATACAAGCCTCTTTAGTGAAATCCCTTGGTGCAAATTACACCTTAGTAGGACACTCTGAAAGACGTAGTATTTACGGTGAGTCCAACGAGGATGTCGCAAACAAATTTGCTCAGGCGCAGCAAAGCGGATTGACCCCTATTCTGTGTATTGGTGAAACCCAAGAACAAAGAACAGATGGCAAGACAGAAGAAGTTGTTAAACAACAGCTTGAATCTGTTATCGAAAAATTAGGCATAGCATCACTGGTAAATTCTGTGATAGCATACGAGCCTGTTTGGGCCATAGGTACCGGTTTAACAGCCACACCAGAACAAGCTCAGGCAACGCATAAGTATATTCGCGACTTGTTACGAAGTTATGATGAACAGGTTGCAGACGCACTACGCATCTTATATGGCGGCAGTGTTAATGAAAGTAATAGTGAATTATTGTTCGCACAAGCAGATATTGACGGTGGCCTGATAGGCGGAGCAAGTCTCAAACCTGAAAGCTTTAGCGCTATCTGTGAAAGTGCAAAG
- a CDS encoding serine hydrolase domain-containing protein: MKSLHHLIIIAFALTTWVVQANPDSEQLRWEQFVNAYSKQLKQKLKEKSIPGAALSIVHQQHGDHIAGIGQTKVKKGRKVTANTRFRLASVSKTFAGSLTAKLAAQGVLNLEDTVAEHLPIFSESAYGKAKLYHLLSHSSGLVPNAYDNLIESRMAYDKIYPRLVDVKHICRPGICYGYQNVMFSLIGNVIAQTTQLSYESWLEHFFFAPLGMKDAGLGHAHMTRDDNFAAPHVRGTKRWHTARLKPHYYKVAPAAGVNASAADMAQWLKAQLGIYPSVLSLDALTIQSRPYTHTKRELRRRVWRNYVEQAHYGLGWRIYSFSGELMYYHSGWVQGYRTDVAVLPELGIGFSLLLNAESGVINGLSTEFIRQAIEFSRAARAQADAQAAS; encoded by the coding sequence ATGAAGTCACTGCATCACCTTATTATTATTGCTTTCGCACTGACGACCTGGGTCGTTCAGGCTAACCCAGACAGCGAACAGCTGCGCTGGGAGCAATTTGTGAACGCATATTCTAAGCAACTCAAACAAAAACTAAAAGAAAAATCGATACCGGGTGCTGCTTTGAGCATTGTTCATCAGCAGCATGGTGATCATATAGCGGGTATAGGGCAAACCAAAGTGAAAAAAGGGCGCAAAGTCACGGCGAATACGCGCTTTCGGTTAGCATCGGTCTCCAAGACTTTTGCCGGCTCCCTGACCGCTAAGTTGGCTGCTCAAGGGGTTCTCAATCTCGAAGATACCGTCGCGGAGCACCTACCTATTTTTAGTGAGAGTGCTTACGGTAAAGCTAAATTATATCACTTACTGAGCCACTCCAGCGGTCTGGTACCCAACGCCTATGATAACTTGATAGAGTCACGCATGGCGTATGACAAGATTTATCCGCGCCTGGTTGATGTTAAGCATATTTGTCGCCCGGGTATTTGTTATGGCTATCAGAATGTCATGTTTAGCCTGATCGGCAATGTGATTGCGCAAACGACGCAACTTAGCTACGAGTCCTGGCTCGAGCACTTTTTCTTTGCTCCTTTGGGTATGAAAGATGCGGGCTTGGGTCATGCGCATATGACCAGAGATGATAATTTTGCGGCACCTCATGTGCGGGGAACTAAACGTTGGCACACCGCCAGGTTAAAGCCTCACTACTATAAAGTGGCGCCAGCAGCAGGTGTGAATGCCAGTGCCGCAGATATGGCACAATGGTTAAAGGCACAATTGGGTATATACCCTTCGGTCTTATCGCTGGATGCGCTTACCATACAGTCACGCCCGTACACGCACACAAAGCGCGAATTACGCAGACGTGTGTGGCGTAATTATGTTGAACAAGCACATTATGGACTGGGCTGGCGGATCTACAGTTTTTCAGGTGAATTAATGTATTACCACAGTGGCTGGGTGCAGGGTTATAGAACGGATGTGGCAGTATTACCAGAGTTGGGGATTGGTTTTAGTTTACTGCTGAACGCTGAAAGTGGGGTGATCAACGGCCTGAGTACAGAATTCATTCGTCAGGCCATTGAATTTAGCAGAGCTGCCAGGGCACAAGCTGATGCTCAGGCAGCCAGCTAG